One genomic region from Arthrobacter sp. YN encodes:
- a CDS encoding extracellular solute-binding protein codes for MKQFESLTGKQLSRRQLLTGSALLGGGLLATGLTGCGGAAQAAAVQDIGFWHLLSGGDGIKMQAMINAANQANPGFKVHPTVLAWGPPYYTKLAMASAGGRPPEVAIMHASRVPGYAPGGLIDPWDLDLLAENGVTASDFAPRIWEKSQHGGKVFSIALDSHPFVMFYNTDVAAKAGVLGGNGQLQEVSSPDEFKAMALEMQKVTKAHGLSFGYLGSGSQMWRLFYTLYKQHGVDMELTPGQPMKVDRDAAIESLEFMASLFDDTIAAQAGDISTGIAEFARGGSGMLFSGVWELPTMKKAGIPVDAATIPTLYGTPASYADSHSFVLPRQLNVNEDKRRDVYKFVTDVLKGSLSWAEAGHIPGYQPVVQSQAYRELTPQIHYANAADIIAYDPEAWFSGSGSDWQTYFAENVQNVLLGRDKASAGWDAFEQRTNTLLSRPNPV; via the coding sequence GTGAAGCAGTTTGAATCTTTGACCGGGAAACAGTTGTCCCGGAGACAGTTACTAACAGGATCGGCCCTCCTTGGCGGGGGACTCCTGGCAACAGGCCTCACCGGTTGCGGAGGGGCAGCCCAGGCCGCCGCAGTGCAGGACATCGGGTTCTGGCACCTCCTCTCCGGCGGTGACGGCATCAAGATGCAGGCCATGATCAACGCGGCCAACCAGGCCAATCCCGGTTTCAAGGTGCACCCCACAGTGCTGGCCTGGGGGCCGCCGTACTACACCAAGTTGGCCATGGCATCGGCAGGAGGCCGCCCGCCCGAGGTGGCCATCATGCACGCCAGCAGGGTACCCGGCTACGCCCCGGGCGGACTCATCGATCCGTGGGACCTGGACCTTCTTGCCGAGAACGGCGTGACGGCATCCGACTTCGCTCCCAGAATCTGGGAGAAGAGCCAGCATGGCGGCAAGGTCTTCTCCATTGCCCTGGACTCGCACCCGTTCGTCATGTTCTACAACACGGACGTAGCAGCCAAAGCGGGCGTCCTGGGCGGCAACGGGCAGCTCCAGGAGGTGAGCTCGCCGGACGAGTTCAAGGCAATGGCCCTGGAAATGCAGAAAGTGACCAAGGCCCACGGCCTGTCCTTCGGCTATCTGGGCAGTGGATCGCAGATGTGGCGCTTGTTCTACACCCTCTACAAGCAGCACGGCGTGGACATGGAACTGACGCCGGGCCAGCCTATGAAGGTGGACCGGGACGCGGCCATAGAGTCGCTGGAATTCATGGCTTCCCTGTTTGACGACACCATCGCAGCCCAGGCCGGTGACATCAGTACCGGTATCGCCGAGTTCGCCCGCGGCGGTTCCGGGATGCTGTTCAGCGGTGTTTGGGAACTGCCCACCATGAAGAAGGCCGGCATTCCCGTTGACGCGGCCACCATTCCCACGCTGTACGGGACACCGGCCTCTTACGCGGACTCGCACTCGTTCGTCCTGCCACGGCAACTCAACGTCAACGAGGACAAGCGCCGGGACGTCTACAAGTTTGTCACCGACGTCCTGAAGGGATCGCTGTCCTGGGCAGAAGCCGGACACATCCCCGGGTACCAGCCCGTGGTCCAATCACAGGCGTACCGCGAACTCACCCCGCAGATTCACTATGCCAACGCGGCGGACATCATCGCCTACGATCCCGAGGCCTGGTTCAGTGGCTCCGGCTCGGACTGGCAGACCTACTTCGCGGAGAACGTGCAGAACGTCCTCTTGGGCAGGGACAAGGCCTCCGCCGGATGGGATGCCTTCGAACAGCGCACCAACACCCTCCTCTCCCGTCCCAACCCGGTCTAA
- a CDS encoding carbohydrate ABC transporter permease, translating into MSTSTLSRPRPESLRKPGSRTRSNLSGWGFAAPFLVFFLVFLVWPILYGFYMSLTGKSLTGANDSLIGFANYAEALADADMWRSLGNTLYFTVISTVPLVLVALVMAALLNVGLPAQWLWRLSYFAPYLLASTVVSLFFTWMYNPQLGLINEFLTGIGLPRVAWLNDPNVAMWAIVIATLWWTVGFNFLLYLAAMQNIPAQHYEAASLDGAGAWRQFFSITLPQLTPTTVMIVLLQILASLKIFDQVYQMTAGGPAGSTRPVVQYIFETGFTGYRLGYSAAISYIFFGLIVVVSVMQFVITRRRSA; encoded by the coding sequence ATGAGTACCTCTACGCTGTCCCGGCCGAGGCCGGAGAGTCTGCGCAAACCCGGGAGCCGCACCCGCAGCAACCTGAGCGGCTGGGGATTTGCCGCCCCGTTCCTGGTGTTCTTCCTCGTTTTCCTCGTCTGGCCCATCCTCTACGGCTTCTACATGAGCCTCACGGGCAAGTCCCTGACCGGGGCCAACGACAGCCTGATCGGTTTCGCCAACTACGCCGAGGCCTTGGCCGACGCAGACATGTGGCGGTCCTTGGGCAACACCCTCTACTTCACGGTGATCAGCACCGTGCCCCTGGTCCTCGTAGCCCTGGTCATGGCAGCCCTGCTCAACGTGGGACTCCCGGCCCAATGGCTGTGGCGGCTCTCCTACTTTGCGCCCTACCTGCTGGCTTCCACCGTGGTTTCGCTGTTCTTCACCTGGATGTACAACCCGCAGCTCGGCCTGATCAACGAGTTCCTCACCGGCATCGGTCTTCCTCGGGTTGCCTGGCTGAATGACCCCAACGTGGCCATGTGGGCAATTGTCATCGCCACCCTCTGGTGGACGGTGGGCTTCAATTTCCTGCTCTACCTGGCCGCCATGCAAAACATCCCCGCCCAGCACTACGAGGCAGCCTCCCTGGACGGCGCCGGGGCCTGGCGCCAGTTCTTCTCCATCACGCTGCCACAGCTCACCCCCACCACCGTGATGATCGTGCTCCTCCAGATCCTGGCGTCACTGAAGATCTTCGACCAGGTCTATCAAATGACCGCAGGAGGGCCGGCAGGATCCACCCGCCCCGTGGTGCAGTACATCTTTGAAACAGGGTTCACCGGCTACCGGCTGGGCTACTCCGCAGCCATCTCCTACATCTTCTTCGGACTGATCGTGGTTGTTTCTGTCATGCAGTTCGTCATCACCCGCCGCAGGAGTGCATAA
- a CDS encoding carbohydrate ABC transporter permease, which yields MTTPTLTRPAPSTTTTNSPKIRQPRKKLTVGRIAAIVVAAFIAVLWLIPFAWATATAFKTETDAAAPDVTWLPPSGFTPEAFVKVFQDGNIPLWTWNSLYTSAAITAITLVISALVAYALSRIDFKGKKVLMTVIIASIIIPPPVLIIPLFYQMLALNLIDTSWAIILPQVIHPAMVFVLKKFFDQIPRELEEAAVMDGASRLRIFTQIILPLSRPILAAVAIFVFIGAWNNFLWPFIATNDGNLLTLPVGLQTIKSAYGIQYAQNMASALLAALPLIVVFLFFQRQIIKGVATTGLAGT from the coding sequence ATGACAACCCCTACCTTGACCCGTCCCGCGCCCAGCACCACCACCACTAACAGCCCGAAGATCCGCCAACCCCGCAAGAAGCTGACGGTGGGCAGGATTGCGGCCATCGTGGTCGCCGCATTCATTGCCGTACTGTGGCTGATCCCGTTCGCCTGGGCCACAGCGACCGCTTTCAAGACCGAGACGGATGCCGCAGCGCCGGACGTCACCTGGCTGCCGCCGTCGGGCTTCACTCCTGAAGCGTTCGTCAAGGTGTTCCAAGACGGCAACATCCCGCTCTGGACGTGGAATTCGCTCTACACCTCGGCGGCCATCACGGCCATCACCCTGGTGATCTCGGCACTGGTGGCCTACGCGCTCTCGAGGATCGACTTCAAGGGCAAAAAGGTGTTGATGACCGTGATCATCGCGTCCATCATCATCCCGCCGCCCGTGCTGATCATCCCGCTGTTCTACCAAATGCTGGCGCTGAACCTGATCGATACCTCGTGGGCCATCATCCTGCCTCAGGTCATCCACCCAGCCATGGTGTTCGTACTGAAGAAGTTCTTCGACCAGATCCCGCGCGAGCTTGAGGAAGCGGCCGTGATGGACGGCGCCAGCCGCTTGCGGATCTTCACTCAAATCATCCTGCCGCTGTCCCGGCCCATCCTGGCCGCCGTCGCGATCTTCGTGTTCATCGGCGCGTGGAACAACTTCCTGTGGCCGTTCATCGCCACCAACGACGGCAACCTGCTGACCCTCCCGGTCGGCTTGCAAACCATCAAGAGCGCCTACGGCATCCAGTACGCGCAGAACATGGCTTCCGCGCTGCTGGCCGCGCTGCCGCTGATTGTGGTCTTCCTCTTCTTCCAGCGCCAAATCATCAAAGGCGTTGCGACGACGGGACTCGCCGGAACCTGA